Proteins encoded in a region of the Magallana gigas chromosome 8, xbMagGiga1.1, whole genome shotgun sequence genome:
- the LOC105323385 gene encoding uncharacterized protein, producing MMTLAFSRSGCRLRCKCDEEKGYYGEDPCNCKRIEDKTNKERKGHADYEKQRDNLMFVHNQTQIKLVIIAVAITIGLMILMCFLYLHCELHVQSRLSTSLNLGPGKGDQECIPLEVSPV from the exons ATGATGACATTAGCCTTTTCCCGATCAGGATGCAGGTTAAGATGTAAATGTGACGAAGAAAAGGGATACTATGGAGAAGACCCTTGTAATTGTAAACG CATTGAAGACAAAACGAACAAAGAAAGGAAAGGCCACG CTGACTATGAAAAACAGCGAGATAACCTGATGTTCGTCCATAACCAAACACAGATCAAATTAGTCAT TATTGCTGTGGCCATCACCATAGGACTCATGATCTTGATGTGTTTTCTGTATCTCCACTGCGAGCTACATGTACAGAGTAGACTATCAACATCATTGAATTTGGGTCCAGGGAAGGGAGACCAGGAGTGCATACCCCTTGAGGTTTCCCCTGTATAG
- the LOC136270685 gene encoding neuronal acetylcholine receptor subunit alpha-6-like, with protein sequence MAAVSTVFAIDVSFSLISIIGVDEVNEKLETSGHLTILWIDSLLRWDPASNNGISTIFLPQNDIWKPDIVLGNGIRKFEEFGGSFYNVEVDNFGFVFWKPFQVFETQCSIDTTYFPYDREVCEIVFVVWSYTIAEVEISRSANGINLNEYKESGVWEITRTDVKISKESFESKVTFSIHIKRKPFYYVFNIIIPILFLGMLTILVFALPVDAGETMLYAMTVFLSFAVFLTISNTLLPVSSETTPVLSIYLLMQMTMGFLVLFITALQIRLHHRDTSVPISKPFRFMVSLMHYFHCRKSCKISPAKNKDSEERDNFDSVGKTSQEEENRPEWKDVTSAIDFLAFWSFFLLYLCLAVYLFATIIRGS encoded by the exons ATGGCTGCAGTTTCAACTGTCTTTGCT ATAGACGTGAGTTTTAGCCTAATTAGCATCATAGGGGTGGATGAAGTAAACGAAAAACTTGAGACGTCCGGTCATTTGACCATACTATGGATAGACTCCCTTCTTAGATGGGATCCGGCCAGTAATAACGGTATTTCCACGATATTTCTGCCTCAG AACGACATTTGGAAACCAGACATAGTGCTGGGAAATGGTATCAGAAAATTTGAAGAATTTGGGGGCAGTTTTTACAATGTTGAAGTTGACAATTTTGGTTTCGTTTTCTGGAAACCTTTCCAAGTCTTTGAAACACAATGTAGTATCGATACCACATACTTTCCCTACGACAGAGAAGTTTGTGAGATTGTCTTCGTGGTTTGGAGTTACACGATCGCCGAAGTTGAGATTTCAAGATCCGCGAATGGAATTAACCTGAACGAATACAAAGAAAGTGGCGTCTGGGAAATCACACGAACCGATGTTAAAATAAGCAAAGAGTCCTTTGAATCCAAGGTAACATTTTCAATTCACATCAAGAGGAAGCCCTTTTATTATGTATTCAACATCATCATTCCAATTCTTTTTCTGGGAATGCTCACCATTTTAGTTTTTGCTCTGCCCGTAGACGCCGGAGAAACGATGTTATATGCAATGACCGTGTTTCTATCTTTCGCTGTCTTTCTGACCATTAGCAACACTCTGCTTCCAGTAAGCTCGGAAACAACACCTGTTCTTAGCATATACCTTCTTATGCAGATGACGATGGGCTTTCTTGTTTTGTTCATCACAGCTTTACAAATACGCTTGCATCACCGAGACACGTCAGTTCCAATATCTAAACCCTTTCGGTTTATGGTTAGCCTCATGCATTACTTTCACTGCCGCAAATCTTGTAAAATATCCCCTGCGAAAAACAAGGACAGTGAAGAGAGAGATAACTTTGATTCAGTGGGGAAAACCTCTCAAGAGGAGGAAAACAGACCCGAATGGAAGGATGTAACGTCCGCAATCGATTTCCTGGCATTTTGGagtttctttcttctttatctGTGTCTGGCCGTGTATCTGTTTGCAACAATCATCAGAGGAAGCTGA
- the LOC136270898 gene encoding neuronal acetylcholine receptor subunit alpha-6-like produces MAAVSTVLAVCFFGGVNSQTPVQVKSLVDNLLSNYDKRIRPVEDQALSVTLDVSFSLISIIGVDEVNEKLETSGHLTILWIDSLLRWDPASKNGISTIFLPQNDIWKPDIVLGNGIRKFEEFGGSFYNVEVDNFGFVFWKPFQVFETQCSIDTTYFPYDREVCEIVFVVWSYTIAEVEISRSANGINLNEYKESGVWEITRTDVKISKKSFESKVTFSIHIKRKPFYYVFNIIIPILFLGMLTILVFALPVDAGEKMSYAMTVFLSFAVFLTIINTLLPVSSETTPVLSIYLLMQMTMGFLVLFITALQIRLHHRDTSVPISKPFRFMVRLMHYFHCRKSCKISPAKNKDSEERNNFDSVGETSQEEENRPEWKDVTSAIDFLAFWSFFLLYLCLTVYLFATIIRGS; encoded by the exons atgGCTGCAGTTTCAACTGTCCTTGCTGTGTGTTTTTTCGGAGGGGTCAATAGCCAGACACCAGTGCAAGTTAAGAGTCTTGTAGACAATCTTCTATCTAACTACGACAAGCGAATTCGTCCGGTGGAGGACCAGGCTCTTTCTGTGACTCTAGACGTGAGTTTTAGCCTAATCAGCATTATAGGGGTGGATGAAGTAAACGAAAAACTGGAGACGTCCGGTCATTTGACCATACTATGGATAGACTCCCTTCTTAGATGGGATCCGGCCAGTAAAAACGGTATTTCCACGATATTTCTGCCTCAG AACGACATTTGGAAACCAGACATAGTGCTGGGAAATGGTATAAGAAAATTTGAAGAATTTGGTGGCAGTTTTTACAATGTTGAAGTTGACAATTTTGGTTTCGTTTTCTGGAAACCTTTCCAAGTCTTTGAAACACAATGTAGTATCGATACCACATACTTTCCCTACGACAGAGAAGTTTGTGAGATTGTCTTCGTGGTTTGGAGTTACACGATCGCCGAAGTTGAGATTTCAAGATCCGCGAATGGAATTAACCTGAACGAATACAAAGAAAGTGGCGTCTGGGAAATCACACGAACCGATGTTAAAATAAGCAAAAAGTCCTTTGAATCCAAGGTAACATTTTCAATTCACATCAAGAGGAAGCCCTTTTATTATGTATTCAACATCATCATTCCAATTCTTTTTCTGGGAATGCTCACCATTTTAGTTTTTGCTCTGCCCGTAGATGCCGGAGAAAAGATGTCATATGCAATGACCGTGTTTCTATCTTTCGCTGTCTTTCTGACCATTATCAACACTCTGCTTCCAGTAAGCTCGGAAACAACACCTGTTCTTAGCATATACCTTCTTATGCAGATGACGATGGGCTTTCTTGTTTTGTTCATCACAGCTTTACAAATACGCTTGCATCACCGAGACACGTCAGTTCCAATATCTAAACCCTTTCGGTTTATGGTTCGCCTCATGCATTACTTTCACTGCCGCAAATCTTGTAAAATATCCCCTGCGAAAAACAAGGACAGTGAAGAGAGAAATAACTTTGATTCAGTGGGGGAAACCTCTCAAGAGGAGGAAAACAGACCCGAATGGAAGGATGTAACGTCCGCAATCGATTTCCTGGCATTTTGGagtttctttcttctttatctGTGTCTGACCGTGTATCTGTTTGCAACAATCATCAGAGGAAGCTGA